A window from Chromatiaceae bacterium encodes these proteins:
- a CDS encoding histone deacetylase family protein — MAIGLVSHHDCELHDMGHHHPEQPARLSAINDRLIASGLASLVHHYDAPLATREMLEAAHDADYIDEVYAASPSEGIVWFHDETAMNPHSLTAALRAAGGTAYGVDLVVDGGMQQVFCAVRPPGHHAERHRAMGFCIFNNIAVGALHAINRHALKRVAIVDFDVHHGNGTEDIVSGDDRILFCSTFQHPFYPHSGFGETAANVVNSPLPSGSDGKAFREVIESTWLPRLAEFAPELILISAGFDAHQADDMAGLNLIDADYGWVTRRLCEQAEQSAQGRIVSSLEGGYDLHALARSVEAHLKAFLGEY, encoded by the coding sequence ATGGCGATTGGATTGGTCTCGCATCACGACTGCGAGTTGCACGATATGGGGCACCACCACCCGGAGCAGCCGGCTCGGCTGAGTGCGATCAACGACCGTCTGATCGCCAGCGGACTTGCGTCACTCGTGCACCACTATGACGCGCCTTTGGCCACGCGGGAGATGCTCGAGGCGGCGCACGATGCGGACTACATCGATGAGGTGTATGCCGCTTCCCCGAGCGAGGGGATTGTCTGGTTCCATGATGAAACGGCGATGAATCCGCATTCGCTCACCGCGGCGCTACGGGCCGCCGGTGGGACGGCCTACGGGGTGGATCTGGTCGTCGATGGTGGCATGCAGCAGGTGTTCTGTGCCGTTCGGCCCCCGGGACACCACGCCGAACGCCACCGGGCGATGGGATTCTGCATCTTCAACAATATCGCGGTGGGTGCCCTGCACGCGATCAATCGGCATGCCCTGAAGCGGGTCGCAATCGTCGATTTCGATGTGCACCATGGCAACGGTACCGAGGACATCGTCTCTGGCGACGACCGGATCCTGTTCTGCTCAACCTTTCAGCACCCCTTTTACCCGCATTCGGGGTTCGGTGAGACCGCGGCCAATGTAGTCAACAGCCCGTTGCCCTCGGGCAGCGATGGTAAGGCCTTCCGTGAGGTCATCGAGTCCACGTGGTTGCCGCGTCTGGCTGAATTCGCGCCCGAACTGATCCTGATTTCAGCTGGCTTCGATGCACATCAGGCGGACGATATGGCCGGCCTGAATCTGATCGATGCGGATTACGGTTGGGTCACGCGCCGACTCTGCGAGCAGGCGGAGCAGAGTGCACAAGGGCGAATCGTCTCGTCACTGGAGGGGGGCTACGACCTGCACGCACTGGCGCGTAGCGTCGAGGCCCACCTCAAGGCATTCCTCGGCGAGTATTGA
- a CDS encoding anhydro-N-acetylmuramic acid kinase yields MIHVSLFVGVMSGTSMDAVDAGLVELGGKLPRLVATLSGAWPERLLERMKRLAGGEPLDATAVAILDTEVGRFIAQVVKDLLATQRIDARRVQAIGCHGQTVAHVPEGEVPTTWQLGDANIIAERTGITTINDFRRRDMAAGGQGAPLAPAFHAAVLRDRREERVVLNLGGIANVTVLPTDDAADVTGFDTGPANCLLDLWARRHLGQPFDRDGAWAESEHPDTRFLAHLKSDPYFDLLPPKSTGTQYFSAAWLDARLGTTNDLSPAKVQATLLALSSATVADAISRHAPKTQRVLVCGGGVHNRALMRQLTQTLGIPVESTARHGVDPDWVEAMAFAWLAERTLSSRHGNLPTVTGSSGPRILGAIHPA; encoded by the coding sequence CTGATCCACGTGTCACTGTTCGTCGGCGTCATGTCCGGGACGAGCATGGACGCCGTCGACGCCGGGCTGGTGGAACTCGGTGGCAAACTGCCTCGCCTGGTTGCGACCTTGTCGGGCGCGTGGCCCGAACGATTGCTCGAGCGCATGAAGCGCCTGGCCGGCGGCGAGCCGCTCGACGCGACGGCCGTCGCCATTTTGGACACCGAGGTCGGCCGCTTCATCGCCCAGGTGGTCAAGGACCTGCTCGCTACGCAAAGGATTGACGCGAGACGGGTGCAGGCAATCGGCTGCCACGGTCAGACCGTGGCGCACGTCCCGGAAGGCGAGGTGCCTACAACCTGGCAACTCGGTGATGCGAATATCATTGCCGAACGAACCGGGATCACCACGATCAACGACTTCCGCCGACGTGACATGGCGGCGGGCGGTCAGGGCGCGCCGCTGGCGCCGGCATTCCATGCCGCAGTGCTGCGTGATCGCCGAGAGGAGCGTGTCGTCCTGAATCTGGGCGGCATCGCGAACGTCACCGTGCTGCCGACCGACGATGCAGCTGACGTGACCGGCTTCGATACCGGACCCGCCAACTGCCTGCTCGACCTCTGGGCGCGTCGCCACCTGGGCCAGCCATTCGACCGAGACGGGGCCTGGGCGGAATCGGAACACCCGGACACGAGGTTTCTTGCGCATCTGAAAAGCGATCCCTACTTCGATCTCTTGCCACCGAAGAGCACCGGCACGCAGTATTTCTCGGCCGCCTGGCTGGATGCCCGACTCGGCACCACGAACGACCTTTCGCCCGCCAAGGTGCAGGCGACCCTGTTGGCACTCAGCAGCGCCACCGTCGCCGACGCCATTTCGCGCCATGCCCCGAAAACCCAGCGCGTGCTGGTCTGCGGTGGCGGCGTCCACAACCGCGCGTTGATGCGCCAGCTGACGCAGACGCTGGGGATTCCCGTCGAATCGACAGCGCGCCACGGCGTGGACCCCGACTGGGTGGAGGCGATGGCATTCGCATGGCTAGCCGAACGGACTCTGTCGAGCCGACATGGCAACCTGCCGACCGTGACCGGCTCGAGCGGCCCGCGGATCCTCGGCGCGATCCACCCGGCCTGA
- a CDS encoding peptidoglycan DD-metalloendopeptidase family protein: protein MAFALLGSVFGAIRYLDLPSLPISDTSAAALEPVSRSLPLPLGSLDAVRDQENGSPRAAAASATAVLSSTPPSENPPAHETADFIDDPADASLLSETDTDTEDVPATADSTVAMLEAPRSIDRTTSRRVEHEVKSGESLAKIFAQLNLDPTLLHRIVTSSKQAESLAQIRPGQTLRFVFEDDELTRLELQRSRTDSLRIAIADDDITTEEISKAVERRVASTAGVIESSLFVDGQKAGMSDGQIMELATIFGWDIDFALEIRAGDQFRVLYEEHYLDGEKLRDGPILAAEFTSRGTTFRAVRYEDKTGEVGYFDADGQSKRRAFIRTPIKFARVSSRFNPRRWHPVLKKWRSHKGVDYAAPTGTPVKATGDGRVVFRGTKGGYGKTVILEHAGRYQTLYAHLSKYSGRAAPGTRVKQGQVIGYVGKTGLASGPHLHYEFRVGGLHQDPLKVKLPKSLGLPKSEIVEFHEATDPLLAQLDAIAPETMVASAPADPRPTP, encoded by the coding sequence ATGGCCTTCGCACTCCTGGGATCCGTGTTTGGCGCGATCCGCTATCTGGACCTGCCGAGCCTTCCGATTTCTGACACCAGCGCTGCAGCGCTCGAACCGGTCTCTCGGTCCCTGCCCTTGCCGCTCGGCTCCCTCGATGCTGTGCGGGATCAGGAAAACGGTTCACCACGCGCAGCCGCCGCCTCTGCCACCGCCGTGCTGTCATCGACGCCCCCGTCGGAAAACCCGCCCGCACATGAGACCGCCGACTTTATCGATGACCCCGCCGACGCAAGCCTGTTGAGCGAAACAGATACCGATACGGAAGATGTCCCGGCAACGGCAGATTCGACCGTGGCGATGCTGGAAGCGCCGCGGAGTATCGACCGGACAACGTCCCGCCGCGTGGAACACGAGGTGAAGAGCGGTGAATCACTGGCCAAGATCTTTGCGCAACTCAATCTCGACCCGACGCTGCTGCATCGTATCGTCACGAGCAGCAAGCAAGCGGAGTCGCTCGCGCAGATTCGCCCAGGGCAAACGCTGCGCTTTGTGTTCGAAGACGACGAGCTGACCCGGCTGGAACTGCAGCGCAGCCGCACCGACTCTCTGCGCATTGCAATTGCAGACGACGACATCACGACCGAGGAAATCAGCAAGGCAGTCGAACGCCGTGTCGCGTCCACCGCCGGTGTCATTGAATCTTCGCTGTTCGTCGACGGGCAGAAGGCAGGCATGTCGGACGGGCAGATCATGGAGCTGGCGACGATATTCGGCTGGGATATCGATTTCGCACTGGAGATCAGGGCGGGTGACCAGTTCCGCGTGCTTTACGAAGAGCACTACCTGGATGGTGAGAAGCTGCGCGACGGTCCGATATTGGCCGCCGAGTTCACCAGCCGGGGAACCACCTTCCGAGCCGTGCGCTACGAAGACAAGACCGGAGAAGTCGGCTATTTCGACGCCGATGGGCAGAGCAAACGGCGGGCATTCATTCGGACACCGATCAAGTTCGCCCGTGTGAGTTCACGATTCAATCCGCGTCGCTGGCACCCCGTTCTGAAGAAGTGGCGCTCGCACAAGGGTGTGGACTATGCAGCGCCTACCGGCACGCCGGTCAAGGCAACCGGTGACGGCCGCGTCGTGTTTCGCGGCACCAAGGGCGGTTACGGCAAGACGGTGATCCTGGAACACGCGGGAAGGTATCAGACCCTGTATGCACATCTGTCCAAGTATTCCGGTCGCGCCGCACCTGGCACGAGGGTCAAGCAAGGTCAGGTGATAGGCTACGTCGGTAAGACGGGCCTGGCGAGCGGGCCTCATCTGCACTATGAGTTTCGCGTTGGCGGCCTGCATCAAGACCCACTCAAAGTGAAGCTACCCAAGTCGCTGGGACTGCCCAAGTCGGAGATCGTGGAATTCCACGAAGCCACGGACCCGCTGCTCGCGCAGCTGGATGCGATTGCGCCGGAAACCATGGTTGCGAGCGCACCCGCCGATCCCCGCCCGACACCCTGA